GGAAATCTCGTCGGCAGTCAGATGTGTATAAGAGACAGGGAGGGAAATGGAGAACGATCCGTCTCCGGTTTCGGATCGGACTCTACTACTTCGCTGGAAGACGATTCTTCCGGTGTCGATACGAGTGAATCCTGCGGGGCGGAAGTTTCTTCCGCTTTGGCTACCACCCCCTTATTACTTTCTACTTCTGACGGATTATTCTCCGTCTCCTTTTTGTATTCTTCGGACATTCATTGGCTCCTGTCGCTCTAATGCGCGCAGAAGTCCGGTTAGTGCGGCGGCGGGGTATCCGCGTCGTTGCATTCTTCCAAGCCAGCGCCGGCGGCGCGCCTCCGGTTCGACACCGGTCAGCTTGCGCCATTCCTTTTCGGCAGTGTGCTGTAAAGTTTCGGCTTGTTCGGGGGCAGTGTCGTCATTGCGACATGCATTGCCAGTTTCCGTGATTAGCTCGCGTGCTATCCCATGGGCGGCGAGTTCCTGCTGAAT
The sequence above is a segment of the bacterium genome. Coding sequences within it:
- a CDS encoding RecX family transcriptional regulator; protein product: MSLRGNQRQTTPLTEDAAYNKLLKALARRWLTVHEAAVKVRAWGMAENAVQTILQRAKQSGYLNDHRFAAEYAAGKFRRGYGWLRIQQELAAHGIARELITETGNACRNDDTAPEQAETLQHTAEKEWRKLTGVEPEARRRRWLGRMQRRGYPAAALTGLLRALERQEPMNVRRIQKGDGE